The following coding sequences lie in one Panicum virgatum strain AP13 chromosome 6N, P.virgatum_v5, whole genome shotgun sequence genomic window:
- the LOC120677406 gene encoding protein ENHANCED DOWNY MILDEW 2-like isoform X4, whose product MMFDDDDDGVEPQFDAVDEYYFEVTKEELVCFSILPFQFDENDKVGDCDSEKKVYLRGVMDKSPCLVHKQVVAWRVGLDCEQPNISVLSTEGKWIKLLNPWKCYKHELARSILITVQMLHFVRRQHRYKRNLWDRLWDHLNAVFIKLGIKPAIDDLRKHYPLIKLFLERDKAFMKLKILDRFIGDITKTMEEPRASGTKLQFTSSDEPRERNNGTNSEYDDDDVNDDSDYNEHSNSDDDTNNDDGADALCALCDDGGNLLSCIGQCKRSFHPRKEDGKESKCKTLGYTSAQLKEMDSYLCKNCEYKQHQCFKCGELEPSAEPNAKVFKCNNPTCGHFYHPECVAKLLEPDDSDGSCELAKRIMAGMPFPCPVHWCFECGRMEDRTQRAMQFAVCRRCPKSYHRECLPREISFETNGKDIQQRAWKLSGIVMIYCLDHKICKATGNAERGHVKFPHTPKITEVGDLSKEEGKMVGKWKRSIDHCSKKSTMVLNRLPR is encoded by the exons ATGATGtttgatgatgacgatgatggtGTGGAGCCACAGTTCGATGCTGTGGACGAATATTATTTTGAGGTTACCAAGGAAGAGCTTGTTTGTTTTAGTATTTTGCCTTTTCAGTTTGATGAGAATGATAAAGTGGGAGATTGTGATTCTGAGAAGAAAGTATACTTGCGTGGAGTCATGGATAAAAGCCCCTGTCTAGTGCACAAGCAAGTGGTAGCTTGGAGGGTAGGACTTGACTGTGAGCAGCCAAACATCTCAGTTCTTTCGACTGAGGGAAAGTGGATAAAACTGTTGAATCCATGGAAATGCTACAAACATGAGCTTGCTCGGTCAATATTGATCACAGTTCAAATGCTCCACTTTGTCAGGAGGCAGCATAGATATAAGAGAAACCTTTGGGATCGCCTTTGGGATCACCTCAATGCAGTTTTCAT TAAACTTGGTATTAAACCTGCCATAGATGACTTGAGGAAGCACTATCCCCTTATAAAGCTATTCCTAGAGAGAGATAAAGCTTTTATGAAGTTAAAG ATCCTGGACAGGTTTATTGGGGATATCACCAAGACTATGGAAGAG CCAAGGGCATCGGGCACCAAATTGCAATTCACTAGTAGTGATGAGCCACGTGAAAGAAACAATGGCACTAATTCTGAGTACGACGATGATGATGTCAACGATGATTCTGATTACAATGAACATAGTAACAGTGATGATGATACTAATAATGATGATGGTGCTGATGCGTTATGTGCTTTATGTGATGATGGAGGAAATTTGCTCAG CTGTATAGGCCAGTGCAAGAGGTCATTCCATCCCAGAAAGGAAGATGGCAAAGAATCTAAATGTAAAACTCTTGGTTACACTTCTGCACAGTTGAAG GAAATGGATTCTTATCTATGCAAGAACTGCGAATATAAGCAACACCAATGTTTCAAATGCGGAGAACTTGAGCCATCAGCAGAGCCAAATGCTAAG GTGTTCAAGTGTAATAATCCAACTTGTGGACACTTCTACCACCCCGAATGTGTTGCAAAATTACTGGAGCCTGATGACTCTGATGGATCTTGTGAATTGGCGAAAAGGATTATGGCTGGGATGCCATTTCCATGCCCTGTGCATTGGTGCTTTGAATGCGGAAGAATGGAGGATAGAACCCAAAGAGCAATGCAGTTTGCTGTGTGTAGACGCTGTCCAAAATCATATCACAGAGAATGTTTGCCAAG GGAGATATCATTTGAAACAAATGGCAAGGATATCCAACAACGTGCTTGGAAGCTTTCTGGAATTGTTATGATTTACTGTCT AGACCATAAAATATGCAAGGCTACTGGAAATGCTGAAAGGGGACATGTAAAGTTCCCGCACACTCCAAAAATTACAGAAGTCGGAGATCTTTCTAAAGAGGAAGGTAAAATGGTTGGCAAATGGAAAAGGAGCATTGATCATTGTTCAAAGAAATCCACAATGGTGTTAAACAGGTTACCGAGATAA